The region CtcttttcttttgatttctCCTTTTTGCCTCGAATGATTCTAAGTTAGAGTTTTAACTACGTTTGGAGTATGGATCTGTGGCACATCTATTAACTTGCTTCTCGTTGCGGTATACCTTTTCTAGGTTTTGAGGCAGCTAGCATCCGATTTTTCGTTTCGTAGTTTTGTAGCGCTTGGTATTGCCAGCATCCAGGGGTTAGCCGTAGCTTCGTTTGAAAAAGAAGATGCGGAAAGACTTCTTTTCTTCTGCAAAATGCAGGGGAAGGATGGGAATTCAAACGATGTTAAGATCGCCAGCCCGCCAGCCTGGTTAAGACCTCCCGCTCCTAGCAGAAAGAGATCTCGTACGAGCCATGAAACTGATTTGAGCCCCCGAAATGGTTTGAATTCTGGATATCGAGCGTATATTagaagagaagaggaaaatGGAAGTGCACCAGCAAATGGGTATGCAATGCCTTTGGTGCCCGCTAGACGAAAACTGAAAGCTGCGGCACTTAAGCCCATCCCTCATGTTCGTCACCAAAAAATGTTCCCTTTTTCTGGAATCTCGGAGGTGGAGGGACACGATGGAAACCAGGTTAAAGCTAATTTACCGGTTGTTCCATCAACTAAGGCAGCCAGTAATATCGGAGTAGCTGCTGCTACGCAACGTAAAGCAGTGGCAAGCTCACAACAGGCTAAGCAAATTATACCTTTGAATCCCCTTCCTCTGAAGAAACATGGATGCGAGAGAAGCCCGATACACGTGTGCTCTGAGGTAAGCAAACTTTTTGTTACGGCGACTTTCAAAAGGAACGGCGTAATCgttgtgccaaagaccttgtggtctagtggcatctggtTGGCTGGTTGcacccccacatgggagggggtgggttcgagcctcagtggaggcgatgttggctctttgtgcttcatttggttgagaaagtagttatgaacagatactacattgtaatagagtcaatagtactcaaaaaaaaaagtacagtTTATCTTTTTCAACATTGTTAGcttattttctcttttcccATTTCCTTCCATCTTCTCGCAGGAAGAATTCCTTAAAGATGTGATGCAATTTCTTATACTTCGTGGCCATACCCGTCTTATTCCTCAAGGCGGACTTCCCGAGTTTCCAGATGCAGTACTCAACGCGAAGCGTCTTGACCTCTTCAACTTGTATAGGGAGGTGAGGTTTCCTTTCCTGTCACTAAATAGGAACTTTGCGTTTGTCCATCGAGCGGAAACATTTCTCGACCTTTCTTTCACCAGCTCTAACTCGTTGACAAATGCCATCGTAATCGTACCGTGCAGGTGGTTTCTAGAGGTGGATTTCATGTCGGCAATGGCATCAATTGGAAAGGGCAAGTTTTCTCAAAAATGCGCAATCACACGGTGACCAACAGAATGACGGTAAGCTCCATATGTCTCCCTTCTCTCCATCTgcttccaaaaagaaaaagaaaatggtacTCGTAAAGTAAAGACAGGTTGTACTTCGCAATATAATGCAGTTATGCCCCATATTTTGTTATTCCAACCACTCAACCAGCAACACAAAAGCTAATATTAACCTTTTCGTATGGTTTCTTGAACCCCAGGGTGTTGGAAATACACTCAAAAGACATTACGAAACTTACCTTCTGGAATACGAATTGGCCCACGATGATGTAGACGGGGAGTGCTGCTTGTTGTGTCACAGGTCAATATCATCATATCATTATGCGTTTCGAGTAGATCCACAAATCTGTTAACTGTTTGCTAAAAACTTCGTTTTCAATCTTACAGTAGCGCTGCTGGTGACTGGGTTAATTGCGGGATGTGCGGCGAGTGGGCCCATTTCGGCTGTGACCGGAGACCAGGTCTTGGCGCCTTCAAGGTACTGCATCGTGCATACAATATAACCAAACCCGTTTCTTCTGAAGAGAAATTTCTCAGTTTCAAATTCATTCTTCTTATTCTAATTTTCAGGATTACGCGAAGACAGATGGATTAGAATACCTATGCCCTCAATGCAGTGTAGCAAAGTTCAAGAAGAAAATTCAGAAAATTGCAAATGGATATTCTTGAGTCCTAACACTTGTCAAGAACCCCACTAATCCTGATGATTCTTTCTAAATTCTTTTCCTCTACAGAGTTTCCTTTTTTGCCATGGGAGTGTTCCTCACTAGAAAGGCGCAGTACAGTATACATCTGCCCATTTTGCCCCGCCAGGTTCCCGGACTTGCAAAATCGCGAGTCAAAGCAAGTGAAATTTGCATGTAACATCTCTCACGGGATGCAGATACCAGTGCAGTATGCAAAGAGCCCGAGAAAGGATGGAAGGTGCATACTTGGGAGTGGGAGGTGTGCTACGAAGGCGATGGAGGGAGTCGTGTAATATATagagtatatacatacatatatagcatAATCTTCTTTAGACATGTTACAGTAGTTGTAGCTTTatgaaaacaatataatgtagTTTTTGGGGTTTTGGTGATTCCTGCCTGAGGTGTGCAAATCTTTTCAGCTTTTGTAGTTCAGCTCTAGATTTAATCATAACTATGGTGCCAAAAACCATTGTACCATTTAAGGTTGTAGTTTTTGTAGGGTTTGTTGGGGCTTAGTGAGGAACATCCTTTGATGTAATGCTACTAGAACACTGCCTCAACTGACGTGGCGGGACAACATTGGTGATTACTGACAGATAGACACTCTTGTTTTGCCACATCAGGTGTGACAAGTGTACGAATAAtacaatttagttttttttttttttttaaagaggaaAAATTACACATCTAGTtcttgaattataaatttagtttttacAAATTTGGTTATTTaattggtaaattagttgtaaGTTTACTCTCGATCTTGACTAACTAAAACATCAACTCATGCCTTCATATAACTCTATATACAAATTGAGCTTGACATTGAATATTAGATTTAGAACAAAGGTAAAATATGCAATCAATTACAAGTGAAATTGCAATAGAACCACCCAATTCAAAGAAACTGAAcctaaaataacatgtttatttgGTATCTATTGATGTGCCGATtatcttattaaaaaataatatttaaattaattttaatatttgtaaataaaataattaaaaaaaaaaatcaatcccTTCCTGTCTCGCCTTCATCTCCTGCCCGGAGATTATGACTATTTCTACATCTCCAATGGGGGATGAAGACCTCTTCTTCGTCTCCAATGTAGACAATTGACAAAGGCTAGGAAAGAGAGAgggttggatttttttttaaataaaatttttaaaataaatttaaaaaatttaaattttaataacttAATCACCATATCAGCAAATACATAGTAAACATGTGATTTTACATTGCATAATTCTTAATATTTAtcctaaatatttatttatttagggtaaATATGAAGGAGTTTAAAATGGAATAGGAatctcattttctctctctgatccactataaatagaggcTTTATTACACATTGAACCGGGAGGCCCTTCTATAAAACTTTGATTGAAGAAATTATGTTTAGTGTACAATTAGATAAGTATAGAGATGCTTATACACGCATTTTATACAATATTACAAACATGATGCCATGTTTTCCCTTTTCATATGAGAAATGTGCACAAGAGGAAGACAAAATGCCAGAGGATCTAATGCCCTCTGCTCTTAACTACTTAAGCGCAAAAACACAAACACTTAGAAGGCATGAGGAAATGCAAGAGGATCTAATGCCCTCTGCTCTTAACTACTTAAGCGCAAAAACACAAACACCTAGAAGGCATGCCGGAGAGTTGTGCGAAATCTGCATGGACACCAAGACGCAAAACCAGATGTTCAGAAGCGATTCGTGCACACATTCATACTGCTCCGATTGCATCGGCAGGCACATCACCGCTAAGATTAAGGAAAACCGCGTGAGCGGCGGCGGCGTTAAGTGCCCCGACGTCTTCTGCAAGGGAATCATCGAACCGCAACACTGTGGTTCGATCAATATTCGCAGGGAAGTGTTGGATCGGTGGGAGATTGCGGTGTGCGAATCGCTGATACTTGCTTCGCAGAAATTTTACTGTCCTTACAAGGATTGCTCGGCGATGATGGTGGATGATGGGAGCGAGCCGGTGACGGCTCCCGAGTGTCCCAACTGCCGGAGATTGTTCTGTGCGCAGTGCAAGGTGGCGTGGCACGCCGAAAAGGATTGCCGGGAGTTTCAGTCGCTGGATATTGAGGACGAGAGGGGGAGAGAAGAAGACGTGATGTTAATGGAGTTAGCTGAGAAAAAACAATGGAGGCGATGCCCTCGTTGCAGCTTTTACGTTGAAAGGAGAGATGGTTGCCTGCACATTTCTTGCAGGTACATATctgctataaatctataatcctcACACTTCTGTGATTAAATTTATGTTAGTTTGGcctaaattatattatattatattatattgcaaatCTCAATATTTTGTAGGTGCGGGAAGGAATTTTGTTATCGGTGTGGAGCAACTTATTCTCCACTCCATGTTTGCCCATCCACTTATGATCAAGACTAATTTGGATtctaaaaaagaatattaatttttataaaaaaaattatatgttctTGTAGATCACTACTATGATATGATGTTATTGCACCATATATAATTTCTACAATTATTATTGGTAATATGtaacaagaaaataatttttgaatctacTCTCTTCTGATCCGTTGTGAAATTTGTAATTGTAGTACATGAGAATGAATGCATATATTTTGTCTTGTTCAGAATATATACCACAAGAAGAATCACTTGAGTTATTAGTGCGGGCTAGTATGAATGCAAGATATCTATGGTATCGATTGATGTATGATTAGGCAATGCAACTTCCGGTTGATTGAgtaattgacttaaaaattttgTTCCTCTAACGTTGGGGAAAAAATGTCATTGGTTGTAAGCAAAGCTCTTTAATGTTAGTAGGGTTTTATTGTtatgaattaagaaattaaggGTTTGATAAGTGTAAGAATAATACAATTCAGGCTTTTAAAGCAAAAATTGCATGTTTAgttttgaattgtaaatttagttcTATTTTAGTTTTTACAAATTTGGTTGTGTTAAATTAGTTATCTCTTTTAGTTTTTACTAGTTTGAAGTTGAAAGATTGAATTTAGATTTGAAATAATGGTTAAATAGAATATCGAACTACACGAATGTGAAACTACAATTAaatcatcaaattaaaaaatattacaattggATCACTGATTTTCTTACATGGTACACACAACCCCCTCCCCCCTTAATTGGTCTCAAGCGTGGAGATGAAGAgatgtcattttagtttattttacaATAAGATAATCACCACATTAGCATATACAGATAAAACAATAAAGAGATGTcgttttattttatatagatAAAACATGTCATTTCATTTTACATTATTTAGCGATAAAAtggtaagttttattttatgaccTATTCTTATTCCTTTAGATTTTGGATGTTATGGTACTAAATGCAGTTTTTAGGACATGTTTAAAGTGGTTATATTTCAGAGGGAGGACTCTTTAGATTACCAAAAAATGCATTAATGCATTCCTGGGAACTAGTAACAATATGTTAATGCTAATATCAGCAAACCAGACTATATATGATCTTTCACATTTTCTTTACCTTATAAAAGGCACAATCTCTCGGATAAGGATCGTCCTTGAGAGGTTATGGCTTCAGATCCATACGTGGATGACTTCTACTTCTCTGCTCTGTACGATGAAGACGAAATCTTCCCCATTTCAGATGAGAAATATGCAGAGGAACTGCAACTGCAAGAGGCTCTAATGTCCTGTGCGGCAAAAACACAAACACCTGGTAGGCAATCGGAAGCCGGAGAATCTTCACGAGCGTTCTGCGAAATCTGTATGGATACGAAGGCGGGAAACGAGATGTTCAGAAGCGATTCGTGCAGGCATTCATACTGCTCGGAGTGCATCGGCAGGCATGTCGCCGCTAAGATTCAGGAAAACGTGAGCGCCGTCAAGTGTCCCGACGTCTCCTGCAAGGTAATCATTGAACCGCATCACTGTCGATCGATCATTCCCGCGGAAGTGTTGGAGCGCTGGGAGAGTGCGGTGTGCGAATCGTTGATACTCGCTTCGCAGAAATTTTACTGTCCTTACAAGGATTGCTCGTCGATGATGGTGGATGATGGGAGCGAGACGGTGACGGTTTCCGAGTGTCCGAGCTGCCGGAGATTGTTCTGTGCGCAGTGCAAGGTGACGTGGCACGCCGGAATAGATTGCCGGGAGTTTCAGTTATTGAATGTGGACGAGAGAGGGAGAGAAGACGTGATGTTAATGGAGTTGGCTATGGATAAAAAATGGAGGCGATGCCCACGTTGCAGGTTTTATGTTGAAAAGAACGAGGGTTGTCTGCACATTTCTTGCAGgtatatattttttgtgattttttttaaatgttacatgtcttttgttataattaatacttaataATCTAGGTTAGCTTATCGCATTGACAAGATATTATGGATATGCTAGATTATACTTTGTAGttgtaaaaaaatttagttgaatttgattttttgttaaaTTACAAATCTCAATGTTTTGTAGGTGTGGGCAGGAATTTTGTTACAAGTGTGGAGCAAAATATTCGGCTAACCATGGTTGTCCACTGGCATGATCAAGATTCAGTTGTATTCCATAAAGAAGATTACTTTTTCAAAAAGACATTATGAAGTAAAATGCACTTGAAGATTATTAGTAGATGTTATTTTGCAACAATTTCTATAATCATTATTGGTAATATGTAACGAGAAAATAATTTTGGAATCTACTatagttttatgatgttatataCGTAGTATGTGTGACGAAATGTATGTggttttagatttttattaaaatttgtaactTCAAACAACATATTTTGTGTTTCAATTCATTTTATATATGTCAATGATCTTGTTGTCTATTTTAAAACAATTAGTGTTAAAGTGTGTATGAATTATACTTATACTATCAACTAGTGTTGACGTATGATGATGCACTCATAGTTGATGAGTATATTGGGTAGTTAGTTTGATATTTGTggatatacaaaaattatatcatttaatCTATTATAGTATAAATTCAATTTATACGTGTAAAAATTTCGTACTCGattttgcagaaaaaaaaattgttttttttttgttttttttttttggtttagaaGTTGAGAGTCGCTTCCATAATTACAAAAGTACGTGTAGTAAATTTGCTTGTTTCCCTTTTAGGAAAATTCTTTAATGTTATTAGGGTTAGCGCGTTTGGTttgctggaaaatatttgaaggaaacggaattcaaatttcatggaaaatagattctattgtttggttggtgaaaaataaattactgagaatataaattctatttttggttggatttggaattgTGAGGAATAATGGGTATAAAGACAATCAtacccctacacaataataacaacaagaataataatggtaattaaagaAAGTTAATGAGGGCATAATTATCTTCCTTGTTTTCCATGGAACCCTgtttttcatggaaaacaaaataccaaggaGTGACcaaggaatttgttttccttgttcttaagcaaaatgttttccaatgaaaaatgtttttcatccaaccaaacaaaggaaaatcTAGTTTTCCTTAAAttcaaggaaaacattttccatccaaccaaacatctCCTTAGGGTTTTGTCGTTGGGAATTTAGAAATGGGTGGCATTAGCCATTAGATGGGTAGCTAGCTTAATATTTCAAGTTTTCAACTTTGATTCTCCGTTAGAGGTTACCTAttgtatgttttaattttttgttttagacactattgtactttttatttgagTCAATTTAATGTTGACAATCTAAGTTTGTTGAGCTTTTCCATAGATGTAAGGAATTAAGAAATGTAATtgatacttttgaaaaaaaaattgaaattatttaatgtttttgtaCATTGTAAATGTTCAACAAAACACTTGTTCCAACCGCCTAAACATGAAGTCTAACTCGATGacttagttatatatatagtttattcaATAGTCATAACTTAAAGTCTAAGTTATTACATTTTGTTAGTAATTgttattggccctgtttggtaaataatcagcctatcagccaattttggcttatttgaacactattagttatttggttaataagctttttgtaactccaaaatgctaaaattcaaaagactactcaaagcagccttttcaattagctttttgagaaaagaaattataccaaacagctatcagctaacaaccaatttatcaaacaactttctacaatcagctaatattatcaacaaatcataccttctaacccaaacagccaactcaatcagccaacaaccatttaccaaacagggccaattaAATTATTGAACAATTGAACAATATGAAGCATTCTTATTACCTCAAGGCAATGAATCATTAATTTAACGTACATATGCCTTCATACAAACCATATTAGAGCTACCAAGTATGCTTAACTGTGTTTGACAAGAAGAATAAGTAAAATACAGTTAAATGCTAATCCACTTGACGTATAATAAGAAAAGCAGGTCTCTCAAGTTtaatgattaattgcataattgtAACTAAAAAACTTGATATGtcacattcaaaaaaaaaaaaaaaaaaaaaaaaaaaaaacttgatatGTCAATGGAAATCTCATGCGCTTCATATTGTTTGTTAGTCGCGCCACTCAAGGAACTTGTTTTTTGTCAAGTACTTGCATGTCTCCCCTTAGTATCTCATGTGAAATGATATGAGACTTATAACTatatctaaaataataaatcaaataatgcaTGTGTTAGTCTGGATAGAATTCAAATGGCcaattataatttctataattatgaacattttataatgtttattaattaattctttgtttttatgaGGTGCAATGGATATTCGCAGTCACTACTTGAGAATATGCATGAGATAAATTTCGTTCTTTGTCACTCATATTTTGACATTTAATATGAGAAATTGCtaaccatatatatgtatggactaaattaataatataataaataaaaatcatttattatattatttatattaaataaaaatactaaaagtgTACTTATACAGTAACTCTTAGAACATATATATCCAATAGAACCTTGTTTTCCAAAACCGGATGAGCCACGTGTACAACAAAGCAGTATTCCAAAGACAAAgatgttttgatttttcaattgattatatacatataacataaaaagtagGAGTGTTCACAAATCCATCAAATATATACTTAGTGAAAATCATccactaataaaataaatgtgaatttaactttttaaaatccGCTACATCTCATCCGCTTCACTGATCCACTATAATGAAGCTTTGTTGATTAacttgtttgaattgttaaattgaatttttgtaaatttttaatgaaatatttgtacatttattgtcattttgatttttgactGTTTTCATAGTTgaattgttatattatataatttaatttaatttttaaatttaaaatatgttatccAATCTGCATTGAATTCGCCATTGATAAATTAGATTGAAATAGATTCACCTTCCTAATGggtataaatgaaaatttttcaaatccTCTGAAGAATTGGATACAACTTCATTTCAAATTTTCtctcaaagaaaaaaaactttattttaaatttgttcatATCTATTCTGCGAGCACAAAGTATATTTTGCGTGTGAAATGAAAAGTCAATTTCAGATACGGGACGAATAGGTGACAGTGAAACACTAAGCTAAGAGCCAACTTAACAGTGGTTTATGTGGTTGGCCATACGAAAGACCAAACATCATGGCAAACCTaaatttattaacattatatGGTTCCATGTTGccattatttaatttcttgtgCATTGCATCTTCAACAACTTGTTGCCCTCTTTATTCTTTTCACCAATTTGGACACATTTCAAAGGCataaagaaatattatattattaattttacaGTACAAACCATACACGATAACCCTTAACTCGTTcaatcaatattaaaatataaaactattCGTACAATACTTCTAGAAAAACAATTACCAGCCTGCTAACTAGTTGATTAttaaatatcaatattattattcaagTTGTTATATTCACTTGCCGGCCACTTACTTCGAGAATAATGACCTTTCTGTAAGGTTGGAGTCAGATTTTTCTTAACTTGTTATACCtattattctttgtttttgtataaaatacgtactcttttttatataataattttaaattactcctataaaatattgatattgtgaacattatatttttgttatatcaAACCTGCTtgactaaataataataataataataataataataataatattattattattattattattattattattattattattattggcaTTGTTATATCAACTTGCCCACTTGTATTCGAAAGTAGAGACTAGagtccctaataataataataacactacCCTATGGCCACTTTTCTTTATCTACCTTTGACCTTTCTTTATTATACTCATTTTGTTTAGatagtaattttaaaatatctctataaaataatatgatgAGAGTGTTTTTCAATAAAATGCAATAAATAGAATAGTAAAATATCTTGAATTGGAATAATTTAtctgtgagatcgtctcacagtaagacatgtaatactttttagttaaaatataatactttttatgaatgtatagaaaaagtattacatttttactaaaatatattacaaagtaaatgattaaattaaaaattagttatttttaatcaatgacggcaaatataagtatatagcaaaccaaaatttataattaaaatgaacatgtcatttttttttcctagtaCATAATTATTGTACTCCGTAGAACATAATTCACATTGAATGATTTACTACCAATAtgcatgttcatttttaatatattaaatgtttttttttattaaatattcattttttgaagattatttttagCGTATTATCTAGCAAATAAcgaatttttaatatattaaaatcagtatttattaataattcaccttacattatatatatatatatatatattttggttagAACATGAGGTATATCTTGAGGGGTTTAAACTTTAGATCTctcttaagggacaagagtgcACCACCACTCACGCTAACCAAGCTGGTTTCCTTACCTTATAAACTATGGTCCACGTATAATTTCGCCTCCGCACATTATGGTGCTCACCAAAGCATTTGATTGAGATTGCACTCATAGGCCGGGTTCGCTGTTAGCCACTAACGCCGGAGGCTTCTTCCAAATTTCGAATTCTAtgaaattttttctttctttatttactacatttattgtgtgtttgtttttttatttagggAAAAAgtacaaataggccatcaaactatatATTTAGGGATAGCAGTTAAgtcatcgaactcgaataagctccaaattcatcaatgaacctgtaaaaaaagagcaattaacatttttaataggtTACCAACAGGTTTTTGCTGATTGGGATGCCAcgtggatttttttattttttatttttattattattattattattattattattattattattttcctactatgcatttgaccaaaaaataaaaagaaaaataaataaataaataactaagtatagcttctttattttaCGTTTTTTCTCaaatccttaattttttttgggtcaaatgcttagtgtgaaaataataataataacaaaatataaaataaaaaatccacgTGGCATCCCAATCAGCAAAAACCTGTTGGTAACCTGTTAAAAAggctaattgctctttttttacaTGTTCATGGATGAATTTGGGGCTTATTTGAGTTCAATAGCTTAATTGCTATCCCTCaaaaagttcgatggtctatttgtacattttccgttttatttataaattagatTCCTCAAATTTTTTTCGAGAGTTGCTAAATGAGGTAAATTGTGACTCATCTAAACAACTTTCCCGTTAGTCCATCTTGTTGACTTTGCATTATGGGCACAAGGGATTAATCTCCTCACTTCCACTAGTTTAGAGAGTACAATCTTCAATATATAGAGCTCAATGGCCCGAACtccaattattattgtgtggaccactacataaaaacacataaaatatattattataacatataaaatacattattttaactcataaaatatattattttacccagaaatttcattattctaacacataaattatattattttaactcataaatacattatcttaccccaaaatataaattattctaacacgcacgcgaaacaaaatttttttaacatcacaacaacatcgttttgaaccacgatccacacaataatttttccTCAAACTCTAGTTCGAGGAGCCATATGTTTAAGATGTTAATAAGAGTTAAACTCACACTTTATTACTGTAGTGTTGACtttatggcctgtttggttggatgtagtttgggggaattgcaattcagtgaattcccaaactacagtgtttggttggagagaactgcaattccgcagaatcgcaattccctccaaatgatgaattgcaattcatgggggaccccatgaattgcaattcggtggagaggaggggcaatttgttggtgtaaagacaattttgcccctcctaccattaccctttgtcttttttaaaaaaaattgaaataataataataataattattattattattattatttgaatgacttattattattattattattattactactactactactattattacatctaccacaacataaatgcattttagtcattttgtcgcttcttacctttcaatttcctgtactcctatttttgcataccaaacactgtaatttcaattcctactttattcattgaattacaattctaccgaattacaattcttttcccccctaattccctcctccaaACCAAATGCCCTGTTAAATCAAGTAATTTATCATTTAAGCTAGTCTCGCGGGCTGCATTTATTGTTTTTGTAAAGAAGGTACGTGCCGCTCAGATACTTAATTGAACCTGAAATTAGAAAGAAATTGCAATCATATAATGGATGAGGACTACTGATTCAGATTGAGGGAGCAAGTGGATGCTGTGGAGCAGCGTCAACATTAAGACAATGTGGATAAGTCTTAATAATTTCCCATCTCATCTCTCATCCAAATCTTGTCCTTTTCCAGTAAATCTGTCCTT is a window of Ipomoea triloba cultivar NCNSP0323 chromosome 11, ASM357664v1 DNA encoding:
- the LOC115996838 gene encoding AT-rich interactive domain-containing protein 4-like; protein product: MCSVQGTSKNCCSLLGVVCGRATGNKHQQDVAVDGVTYPFPEIASSGRLEVHLLKNPSRDEFRTALDTLQPNIVFLQGEQLPNDEVGSLVWEGLDLSSEEAISGLFGAKLPTTVYLELANGEKLATALHSMGIPYVIYWKNTFSRFAACHFRHALFSVVQSSSCVTWDAFQLAQASFRLYCVQNNLVSSDNSRKVEAKIGPQLLGDPPKIDAPPPEPVAGDDEESPSDDLPAINIYDDDTNIRFLICGLPCSLDTCLLESLEDGLNALLSIEIRGSKLHNRVSALPPPLQASAFSRGVVTMRCDVSTSSSAHISLLVSGSAQTCFDDQLLENHIKSEIIEKSQLVHGQPSPKEIRPPLSDPWRSASIACGATVFEVCMRAPMWALQVLRQLASDFSFRSFVALGIASIQGLAVASFEKEDAERLLFFCKMQGKDGNSNDVKIASPPAWLRPPAPSRKRSRTSHETDLSPRNGLNSGYRAYIRREEENGSAPANGYAMPLVPARRKLKAAALKPIPHVRHQKMFPFSGISEVEGHDGNQVKANLPVVPSTKAASNIGVAAATQRKAVASSQQAKQIIPLNPLPLKKHGCERSPIHVCSEEEFLKDVMQFLILRGHTRLIPQGGLPEFPDAVLNAKRLDLFNLYREVVSRGGFHVGNGINWKGQVFSKMRNHTVTNRMTGVGNTLKRHYETYLLEYELAHDDVDGECCLLCHSSAAGDWVNCGMCGEWAHFGCDRRPGLGAFKDYAKTDGLEYLCPQCSVAKFKKKIQKIANGYS
- the LOC115996167 gene encoding E3 ubiquitin-protein ligase RNF144B-like: MFSVQLDKYRDAYTRILYNITNMMPCFPFSYEKCAQEEDKMPEDLMPSALNYLSAKTQTLRRHEEMQEDLMPSALNYLSAKTQTPRRHAGELCEICMDTKTQNQMFRSDSCTHSYCSDCIGRHITAKIKENRVSGGGVKCPDVFCKGIIEPQHCGSINIRREVLDRWEIAVCESLILASQKFYCPYKDCSAMMVDDGSEPVTAPECPNCRRLFCAQCKVAWHAEKDCREFQSLDIEDERGREEDVMLMELAEKKQWRRCPRCSFYVERRDGCLHISCRCGKEFCYRCGATYSPLHVCPSTYDQD
- the LOC115996168 gene encoding E3 ubiquitin-protein ligase RNF144A-like — translated: MASDPYVDDFYFSALYDEDEIFPISDEKYAEELQLQEALMSCAAKTQTPGRQSEAGESSRAFCEICMDTKAGNEMFRSDSCRHSYCSECIGRHVAAKIQENVSAVKCPDVSCKVIIEPHHCRSIIPAEVLERWESAVCESLILASQKFYCPYKDCSSMMVDDGSETVTVSECPSCRRLFCAQCKVTWHAGIDCREFQLLNVDERGREDVMLMELAMDKKWRRCPRCRFYVEKNEGCLHISCRCGQEFCYKCGAKYSANHGCPLA